A window from Salvia miltiorrhiza cultivar Shanhuang (shh) chromosome 2, IMPLAD_Smil_shh, whole genome shotgun sequence encodes these proteins:
- the LOC131012159 gene encoding uncharacterized protein LOC131012159 — protein MPPKRGRPVRNNNNRRNHNAIPEEPQNDQEHNPHPPPPTRRVEELFLKQNPPTFGGTSEPAEAEIWVRAMERIFNFLRCTDEERLSCVSFQLTGSADFWWEARRKTMTPEQWAIYTWEDFKAGLYDKYIPKSYRKKKEAEFYDLKQGKKSVVEYDREFCNLARFAPQQVDTDEKMAEKFCAGLRHEIRMTLASHGGLSYTESLNRALDIEAAMPSDKSAPPLTSTPNNPPAPSHTLKGKRKWGNTEDNISQANKRVWQENEQAEQFNQQRHETQTNSDPTRGNRGQQGISPCPNCGKMHRGICRAGTNGCYNCGQKGHYSTQCPNRQQGSTTKPTHTHPLQAIRGHLQIQPQEQQSPQQGATYAFNQGHLEG, from the exons ATGCCACCTAAGAGAGGTCGCCCTGTGAGAAataataacaatcgcagaaaccataATGCCATACCAGAAGAACcccaaaatgatcaagaacaTAACCCACAccctccgcccccaactaggagagtcgagGAACTCTTTTTAAAACAAAACCCACCTACGTTTGGTGGGACGAGCGAGCCGGCTGAAGCCGaaatttgggtgcgtgcaatggagcgcatcttcaacttcctacgttgtactgatgaggagcgcctctcttgcgtctcattccagctGACAGGATCAGctgatttttggtgggaggcaCGTCGAAAAACTATGAcccctgaacaatgggcaattTATACGTGGGAAGATTTTAAGGCGGGATTATATGacaaatatattccgaaaagctataggaagaagaaagaggcTGAATTCTACGAtttgaagcaaggaaagaaatctgtggttgaatacgatagggaattctgcaacctggcTAGAtttgctccacaacaagtggacacagatgagaagatggcagaaaaattttgtgccggtctgaggcatgaaatTAGGATGactctagcaagccacggaggactctcatacacggagtctttgaacagggcacttgacattgaagctgcaatgccatCGGATAAGTCAGCTCCACCACTGACCTCGACGCCAAATAACCCACCAGCACcctcacatactctcaaagggaagcgcaaatGGGGCAACACTGAAGACAATATCAGTCAAGCCAACAAGAGAGTATGGCAAGAAAATGAACAGGCCGAACAGTTTAATCAACAAAGGCATGAGACACAGACTAACTCCGACCCAACTAGGGGTAACCGAGGTCAGCaaggaatttcaccttgccccaattgcggtaagatgcataggggtatctgtcgggctggaactaacgggtgttacaattgtggccaaaaaggtcactactccacaCAGTGTCCCAACAGACAACAAGGTTCAACAACTAAGCCCACCCACACCCATCCCTTACAAGCAATACGCGGACACCTTCAAATTCAGCCTCAAGAACAACAGTCACCACAACAGGGGGCAACTTATGCTTTTAACCAGGGACACTTGGAAG gttga